A genomic window from Cupriavidus basilensis includes:
- a CDS encoding ABC transporter permease — MEIGAATAAAFALLANGDGAIWFIVWTSLVVAVLGLALAAVPAIGAAYLIATHDFPGRRVVVVMAQAFLSLPTVLVGLILYLLFTRHGPLGSFSLLFTRSGMVLGQAVIGFPVVLAFALSTLQGADARLRETAWVLGAGRWRTFFTVLRELRFGLMAALVAGFGRVIAEVGSALMIGGNIEGATRTITTAIALETSKGEFAQGIALGVVLIALAVLVNVMLAWLQGAGGFRR, encoded by the coding sequence ATGGAGATCGGTGCCGCCACCGCCGCGGCCTTTGCGCTTCTGGCCAACGGTGACGGCGCCATCTGGTTCATCGTCTGGACCTCGCTGGTGGTAGCCGTGCTCGGGCTGGCGCTGGCCGCCGTGCCGGCCATCGGCGCGGCCTACCTGATCGCCACCCACGATTTTCCCGGGCGGCGTGTGGTGGTGGTGATGGCGCAGGCCTTTCTCTCCTTGCCGACCGTGCTGGTCGGGCTGATCCTCTACCTGCTGTTCACCCGCCACGGGCCGCTGGGCAGTTTCTCCCTGCTGTTTACCCGCAGCGGCATGGTGCTCGGGCAGGCGGTGATCGGCTTCCCGGTGGTGCTGGCGTTTGCCCTGTCCACCCTGCAGGGGGCGGATGCGCGGCTGCGCGAAACCGCCTGGGTACTGGGCGCCGGGCGCTGGCGGACCTTTTTCACCGTCCTGCGCGAGCTGCGCTTTGGCCTGATGGCCGCACTGGTGGCGGGCTTTGGGCGGGTCATTGCGGAAGTCGGCTCGGCGCTGATGATCGGCGGCAATATCGAAGGCGCCACCCGGACCATCACCACCGCCATCGCGCTGGAAACCAGCAAGGGAGAATTCGCCCAGGGTATTGCGCTGGGCGTTGTGCTGATCGCACTGGCAGTGCTCGTCAATGTGATGCTGGCGTGGCTGCAAGGCGCGGGAGGATTTCGCCGATGA
- a CDS encoding cob(I)yrinic acid a,c-diamide adenosyltransferase, which yields MGHRLSKIATRTGDAGTTGLGDGSRTSKDSLRIAAIGDVDELNSNLGVLLTEMLPDDVRSALLHIQHDLFDLGGELSIPGYVLVKPEQVLQLDEWLDHYNANLPRLAEFILPGGSRAAAVAHVCRTVCRRAERALVALGAQEALNEAPRQYLNRLSDLLFVLSRVLNRAGGGSDVLWQRGR from the coding sequence ATGGGCCATCGCCTCTCCAAGATCGCCACCCGCACCGGAGATGCCGGCACCACCGGGCTTGGCGACGGCAGCCGCACCAGCAAGGACAGCCTGCGCATTGCCGCCATCGGCGATGTGGACGAGCTCAACTCGAACCTTGGCGTGCTGCTCACCGAGATGCTGCCCGACGACGTCCGCTCGGCTTTGCTGCATATCCAGCACGATCTGTTCGACCTTGGCGGCGAGCTCTCCATCCCCGGCTACGTGCTGGTCAAGCCCGAGCAGGTGCTGCAACTGGACGAATGGCTGGATCACTACAATGCCAACCTGCCACGCCTGGCCGAGTTCATCCTGCCGGGCGGCAGCCGGGCGGCGGCGGTGGCGCATGTGTGCCGCACGGTGTGCCGGCGCGCCGAGCGCGCGCTGGTGGCGCTGGGCGCGCAAGAAGCCCTGAACGAGGCGCCCCGCCAGTACCTGAACCGCTTGTCCGACTTGCTGTTCGTACTGTCGCGCGTGCTCAACCGGGCCGGCGGGGGCAGCGATGTCCTATGGCAGCGAGGCCGTTAG
- the panB gene encoding 3-methyl-2-oxobutanoate hydroxymethyltransferase: MSYLLDPSRKTVTIPKLQAMRAAGEKIAMLTAYDSSFAALLDYCGVEVLLVGDSLGNVMQGQQTTLPVTLEQVVYHTECVARGNQSALLVADLPFGTYPTPEATFTSAVALMRAGAQMVKLEGGDWLAPTVKFLVERSIPVCGHIGLTPQSVHALGGFKVQGKTDESAAQLKRDALALQAAGAQLIVMEAVPAAVAGVVTGLLTIPTIGIGAGADCSGQVLVLQDMINVYPGRKAKFVRNFMEGAGSIEAAVRAYVAAVKDGSFPAAEHTFSA, translated from the coding sequence ATGAGTTACCTCCTCGACCCCTCACGCAAGACCGTCACCATCCCCAAGCTGCAAGCGATGCGCGCCGCTGGCGAAAAAATCGCCATGCTGACCGCCTACGACTCCAGCTTCGCCGCGCTGCTCGACTACTGCGGGGTCGAGGTGCTGCTGGTCGGCGACTCCCTTGGCAATGTCATGCAAGGCCAGCAGACCACGCTGCCCGTGACGCTCGAACAGGTTGTCTATCACACCGAATGCGTGGCACGCGGCAACCAGAGCGCGCTGCTGGTGGCGGACCTGCCATTCGGCACCTATCCCACGCCGGAAGCCACCTTCACCAGCGCCGTCGCGCTGATGCGGGCCGGCGCGCAAATGGTCAAGCTGGAGGGCGGCGACTGGCTCGCGCCCACCGTCAAGTTCCTGGTCGAGCGCAGCATTCCGGTGTGCGGCCACATTGGCCTGACGCCGCAGTCGGTGCACGCGCTGGGCGGCTTCAAGGTGCAGGGCAAGACCGACGAGAGCGCGGCGCAGCTCAAGCGCGACGCGCTCGCGCTGCAAGCCGCGGGCGCCCAGCTGATCGTGATGGAAGCGGTGCCGGCGGCTGTGGCCGGCGTAGTCACCGGCCTGCTGACGATCCCGACCATCGGCATCGGCGCCGGCGCGGATTGCTCCGGCCAGGTGCTGGTCCTGCAGGACATGATCAACGTCTACCCGGGCCGCAAGGCCAAGTTCGTGCGCAACTTCATGGAAGGCGCCGGCTCGATCGAGGCCGCCGTGCGCGCCTACGTGGCGGCCGTGAAGGATGGCAGCTTCCCGGCCGCCGAGCACACCTTCTCGGCCTGA
- a CDS encoding GNAT family N-acetyltransferase yields the protein MQIRLLTPTDASAFQALRLAGLLEAPAAFGSSFEEERDLPLATIAGRLEATPEKAVIGAFEATGGGTALAGVVGVMREDKAKQRHKAFIWGMYVAPGYRGRRLGRQLMEQALAVATAMPGLRQVTLGVNLVNAPAIALYEAMGFVRYGVEPQALYVAPDYHDKLEMVHVLAARGH from the coding sequence ATGCAGATCCGCCTGCTCACCCCCACCGACGCTAGCGCCTTCCAGGCACTGCGTCTCGCAGGCCTGCTGGAGGCGCCCGCTGCCTTCGGTTCCAGCTTCGAGGAAGAGCGTGACCTGCCGCTGGCCACCATCGCCGGCCGCCTTGAAGCAACGCCCGAAAAGGCCGTGATCGGCGCCTTTGAAGCCACCGGGGGCGGTACCGCGCTGGCCGGCGTGGTCGGGGTAATGCGCGAGGACAAGGCCAAGCAGCGCCACAAGGCGTTTATCTGGGGCATGTATGTGGCGCCGGGCTATCGCGGCCGGCGCCTCGGGCGGCAACTGATGGAGCAAGCGTTGGCGGTGGCCACCGCCATGCCCGGGCTGCGCCAGGTCACGCTCGGCGTCAACCTCGTCAATGCGCCAGCGATTGCGCTCTATGAGGCCATGGGCTTCGTGCGCTACGGCGTGGAGCCGCAGGCGCTCTATGTGGCACCGGACTATCACGACAAGCTGGAAATGGTGCATGTGCTGGCGGCGCGCGGACATTAA
- a CDS encoding energy-coupling factor ABC transporter ATP-binding protein, whose product MSTLPARRTPDGQALPPSQLPPLLTVRGLQRQVGARRLFDIAELAFPRAAVVVLTGVNGAGKSTLLRMVAGLERAPGASVAWTGADGTPRNAALDPLPAALRQRIAYLHQHPYLFRTSVRENIAYGLKARGMPDDEVRRRVGAALGWAGITHVQDTAPECLSGGEVQRVALARAKVLEPDLLLLDEPTSSLDGHAREQVIGLVQDLAAEGRSVVMVCHDRELINLPGVVRWKLGDGRLDTRHP is encoded by the coding sequence ATGAGCACCCTGCCCGCGCGCCGCACGCCTGACGGGCAGGCGCTGCCGCCTTCCCAGCTGCCACCGCTGCTGACGGTGCGCGGCTTGCAGCGCCAGGTAGGCGCGCGGCGGCTGTTCGATATTGCCGAGCTTGCCTTCCCGCGCGCCGCTGTGGTGGTGCTGACCGGTGTCAATGGCGCGGGCAAGAGCACGCTGCTGCGCATGGTGGCGGGGCTGGAGCGCGCACCCGGCGCGAGCGTGGCCTGGACCGGCGCGGACGGCACGCCGCGCAACGCCGCACTCGATCCGCTGCCCGCCGCGCTACGCCAGCGCATTGCCTACCTGCACCAGCATCCCTACCTGTTTCGCACCTCGGTGCGCGAGAACATCGCCTATGGCCTGAAGGCGCGCGGCATGCCCGACGACGAAGTCAGGCGGCGCGTGGGAGCCGCGCTGGGCTGGGCCGGCATCACGCACGTGCAGGATACCGCCCCCGAATGCCTGTCCGGCGGCGAGGTGCAACGCGTGGCACTGGCCCGCGCCAAGGTGCTGGAGCCCGATTTGCTGCTGCTGGACGAGCCCACCTCCAGCCTGGACGGCCACGCTCGCGAACAGGTGATCGGCCTGGTGCAGGACCTGGCCGCCGAAGGCCGCAGCGTGGTGATGGTCTGCCACGATCGCGAGCTGATCAACCTGCCGGGCGTGGTGCGCTGGAAGCTTGGCGACGGGCGGCTGGATACGCGCCACCCCTGA
- the pabB gene encoding aminodeoxychorismate synthase component I, protein MAVSPIRTFPSPANAEPFVLLDNAIAAPGEAASRLYTGFAREDVLPDASALGTLDALLADGWGQGWHATLFAPYEFGGPLVGAAVHVDCALPLHDGALRLLWFRQMHRLDKAQVAQWLARSPDQPAGLMDVLADTPEPAFHAAIARIHQWIEAGDTYQVNFTQRLRFAEFGDPLALYAALRAAQPVPYGALARLPGDGWVLSLSPELFVRHDGQGQLLTRPMKGTAPRTGDDARDAEAALALAADAKNRAENVMIVDLLRNDLGRIAVPGTVAVPDRFVVQPFGQVLQMTSTVTAKARAGTSLADLMRALFPCGSITGAPKRRTMEIIGELERAPRGLYTGSLGWIDAPGEGQAQAWPGAFALSVAIRTLVLGAQGADGLRAGEMGVGGGIVHDSDAAGEFAECGWKARFLTAHDPGFTLFETMRVEDGECQRLDQHLARLAASAACFGFGFERARALALVQAAVVELGAGTWRLRLALDKAGSFTVAHGPLAPLAAVPVRVVLAAQALPVAHALRRHKTSARAVYDAGWQAAERAGAFDSLFFNTRGELLEGGRSSVFVKAEGEWLTPPLAADILPGVMRAAVLGDGARYLGATVREAVVTQAMLLSAEALALANSLRGVLLAELPATA, encoded by the coding sequence GTGGCAGTTTCCCCGATCCGCACGTTCCCCTCCCCGGCCAATGCCGAGCCTTTCGTCCTGCTCGACAATGCCATCGCCGCGCCGGGCGAGGCGGCATCGCGCCTGTACACCGGCTTTGCCCGTGAAGACGTGCTGCCGGATGCCTCCGCGCTCGGCACGCTCGATGCCTTGCTGGCCGATGGCTGGGGCCAGGGCTGGCACGCCACGCTGTTTGCGCCTTATGAATTCGGCGGCCCGCTGGTTGGCGCGGCGGTCCATGTCGATTGCGCATTGCCCTTGCACGATGGCGCGCTGCGCCTGCTGTGGTTCAGGCAGATGCATCGGCTGGACAAAGCGCAGGTCGCGCAATGGCTGGCGCGCTCCCCGGACCAGCCGGCCGGCTTGATGGATGTCCTGGCCGACACGCCGGAGCCGGCTTTTCACGCCGCCATTGCTCGCATTCACCAATGGATCGAAGCTGGCGACACCTACCAGGTCAACTTCACGCAGCGCCTGCGCTTTGCCGAGTTTGGCGATCCGCTTGCGCTCTATGCCGCCTTGCGTGCCGCCCAGCCGGTGCCCTATGGCGCGCTGGCGCGGCTGCCGGGCGATGGCTGGGTGCTGTCGCTGTCGCCGGAGCTGTTCGTCCGGCATGACGGCCAGGGCCAGTTGCTCACCCGCCCGATGAAGGGCACGGCGCCGCGCACGGGCGACGACGCGCGCGATGCCGAGGCCGCGCTGGCGCTGGCGGCCGACGCCAAGAACCGCGCCGAGAACGTGATGATTGTCGACCTGTTGCGCAACGACCTGGGCCGCATCGCGGTGCCGGGTACGGTGGCTGTGCCCGATCGCTTCGTGGTGCAGCCCTTCGGCCAGGTGCTGCAGATGACCTCCACCGTGACCGCCAAGGCACGCGCCGGCACCAGCCTGGCGGATCTGATGCGCGCGCTGTTTCCCTGCGGCTCCATCACCGGCGCGCCCAAGCGGCGCACCATGGAGATCATCGGCGAGCTGGAGCGCGCGCCGCGCGGTCTTTACACCGGCTCGCTCGGCTGGATCGATGCGCCTGGTGAAGGGCAAGCGCAGGCATGGCCGGGTGCCTTTGCGCTGTCGGTCGCCATCCGCACGCTGGTATTGGGCGCGCAGGGCGCCGACGGACTGCGCGCGGGTGAGATGGGCGTGGGCGGTGGCATCGTGCACGACAGCGACGCCGCGGGCGAATTTGCCGAGTGCGGCTGGAAGGCGCGCTTCCTGACCGCGCACGATCCGGGCTTTACCTTGTTCGAAACCATGCGGGTGGAAGACGGGGAGTGCCAGCGCCTGGATCAGCATCTGGCGCGGCTGGCGGCTTCCGCTGCGTGCTTCGGCTTTGGGTTTGAGCGCGCTCGTGCGTTGGCGTTGGTGCAGGCGGCCGTGGTGGAGCTCGGGGCCGGCACCTGGCGCCTGCGGCTGGCGCTGGACAAGGCGGGCAGCTTCACCGTTGCCCACGGCCCGCTGGCGCCGCTCGCCGCAGTCCCGGTGCGCGTAGTGCTGGCCGCGCAGGCGCTGCCGGTCGCGCACGCGTTGCGCCGCCACAAGACCAGCGCGCGCGCCGTCTATGATGCGGGCTGGCAAGCGGCCGAGCGCGCCGGCGCCTTCGACAGCCTGTTCTTCAACACACGAGGCGAACTGCTCGAAGGCGGCCGCAGTTCCGTGTTCGTCAAGGCGGAAGGCGAGTGGCTGACGCCGCCGCTGGCCGCCGATATCCTGCCCGGGGTGATGCGCGCTGCGGTGCTAGGCGATGGTGCACGCTACCTCGGCGCGACGGTGCGCGAGGCGGTTGTCACGCAGGCCATGCTGCTGAGCGCGGAGGCACTAGCGCTGGCGAATTCGTTGCGGGGCGTGCTATTGGCGGAGTTGCCGGCAACAGCCTGA
- the dnaK gene encoding molecular chaperone DnaK, producing MAVPADSGAQEERIMGKIIGIDLGTTNSCVAIMEGNTPKVIENAEGTRTTPSIIAYMEDGEILVGAPAKRQAVTNPRNTLYAVKRLIGRKFEEKEVQKDIGLMPYTIVKADNGDAWVSVRDQKLAPPQVSAEVLRKMKKTAEDYLGEPVTEAVITVPAYFNDSQRQATKDAGRIAGLDVKRIINEPTAAALAFGLDKNEKGDRKIAVYDLGGGTFDISIIEIADVDGEKQFEVLSTNGDTFLGGEDFDQRIIDYIIGEFKKDQGVDLSKDVLALQRLKEAAEKAKIELSSSQQTEINLPYITADASGPKHLNLKMTRAKLESLVEELILRTIEPCRIAIKDAGVKVSEIDDVILVGGMTRMPKVQEQVKEFFGKEARKDVNPDEAVAVGAAIQGSVLSGDRKDLLLLDVTPLSLGIETLGGVMTKMITKNTTIPTKHAQVFSTADDNQPAVTIKVFQGEREMATGNKLLGEFNLEGIAPAARGTPQIEVSFDIDANGILHVGAKDKATGKENRITIKANSGLSEDEIQRMVKDAEANAEEDKKARELADARNQADALIHSTKKAVTEYGDKLEAGEKEKIEAAIKELEDAARGGDKAEIDAKVSALSEASQKLGERVYADMQAQAGEAGAAGAAAGAGAGAAGAGHQQAHPQDDNVVDAEFKEVNDKK from the coding sequence ATTGCAGTCCCCGCGGATAGCGGGGCTCAAGAGGAGAGAATAATGGGTAAGATCATCGGTATCGACCTCGGTACCACCAATAGCTGCGTCGCGATCATGGAAGGCAATACGCCCAAGGTGATCGAAAATGCCGAAGGCACGCGTACCACCCCTTCGATCATCGCCTACATGGAAGACGGCGAGATCCTGGTGGGTGCGCCTGCCAAGCGCCAGGCGGTGACCAATCCGCGCAACACCCTGTATGCGGTGAAGCGCCTGATCGGCCGCAAGTTCGAAGAAAAGGAAGTGCAGAAGGACATCGGCCTGATGCCGTACACCATCGTCAAGGCCGACAACGGCGACGCATGGGTGTCCGTGCGCGACCAGAAGCTGGCACCGCCGCAGGTGTCCGCCGAAGTGCTGCGCAAGATGAAGAAGACCGCCGAAGACTACCTCGGCGAGCCGGTGACCGAAGCCGTGATCACGGTGCCGGCTTACTTCAACGACTCGCAGCGCCAGGCCACCAAGGACGCTGGCCGCATCGCAGGCCTGGACGTCAAGCGCATCATCAACGAGCCGACCGCGGCCGCGCTGGCCTTTGGCCTGGACAAGAACGAAAAGGGCGACCGCAAGATCGCCGTGTATGACCTGGGTGGCGGCACGTTCGACATCTCGATCATCGAGATCGCCGACGTTGACGGCGAGAAGCAGTTCGAAGTGCTGTCGACCAATGGCGACACCTTCCTGGGCGGCGAAGACTTCGACCAGCGCATCATCGACTACATCATCGGTGAGTTCAAGAAGGACCAGGGCGTCGACCTGTCCAAGGACGTACTTGCGCTGCAACGCCTGAAGGAAGCCGCTGAAAAGGCCAAGATCGAACTGTCTAGCTCGCAGCAGACCGAAATCAACCTGCCGTACATCACGGCGGATGCCTCCGGTCCGAAGCACTTGAACCTGAAGATGACCCGCGCCAAGCTGGAATCGCTGGTCGAGGAACTGATCCTGCGCACCATCGAGCCGTGCCGCATCGCCATCAAGGACGCCGGCGTCAAGGTCAGCGAAATCGATGACGTGATCCTGGTCGGCGGCATGACCCGCATGCCCAAGGTGCAGGAACAGGTCAAGGAGTTCTTCGGCAAGGAAGCGCGCAAGGACGTGAACCCGGACGAAGCCGTTGCCGTTGGCGCCGCGATCCAGGGTTCCGTGCTGTCGGGCGACCGCAAGGACCTGCTGCTGCTGGACGTGACGCCGCTGTCGCTGGGTATCGAAACCCTGGGTGGCGTGATGACCAAGATGATCACCAAGAACACCACCATCCCGACCAAGCATGCGCAGGTGTTCTCGACCGCCGACGACAACCAGCCGGCCGTGACCATCAAGGTGTTCCAGGGCGAGCGCGAAATGGCCACCGGCAACAAGCTGCTGGGTGAGTTCAACCTCGAAGGCATCGCGCCGGCCGCACGCGGCACGCCGCAGATCGAAGTCTCGTTTGACATCGACGCCAACGGCATCCTGCACGTGGGCGCCAAGGACAAGGCGACCGGCAAGGAAAACCGCATCACCATCAAGGCGAACTCGGGCCTGTCGGAAGACGAGATCCAGCGCATGGTGAAGGACGCCGAGGCCAACGCCGAAGAAGACAAGAAGGCCCGTGAGCTGGCGGATGCCCGCAACCAGGCCGACGCGCTGATCCACTCGACCAAGAAGGCTGTCACCGAATACGGCGACAAGCTGGAAGCGGGCGAGAAGGAAAAGATCGAAGCCGCGATCAAGGAGCTGGAAGACGCCGCACGCGGCGGCGACAAGGCCGAGATCGATGCCAAGGTCAGCGCGCTGTCCGAAGCCAGCCAGAAGCTGGGTGAGCGTGTCTACGCGGACATGCAGGCCCAGGCCGGCGAAGCGGGTGCGGCTGGCGCCGCGGCCGGTGCCGGTGCCGGTGCAGCCGGCGCGGGCCATCAGCAAGCCCATCCGCAGGACGACAACGTCGTGGACGCCGAGTTCAAGGAAGTCAACGACAAGAAGTAA
- a CDS encoding LysR substrate-binding domain-containing protein: MASVFNRVPPLHLLIAFEAAARLGSFARAAEELSVTPSAVSHRIKNLEELWGEDLFVRANAALRLTAAGTRYLRSVQDALKALNELARPEYNKLRTRLRVAIPPTFGRQHLVPRLPEFTALYPHIDTELHLAIPFLDVKAEDTDVEIRYGTGRYPDLKTTKLLVEPVFPACGREYYERIDGRAITRPEHLHNLVLLRSPLEPWKPWFETAGLDWPEPQTGPQFNDIGLMLEAIASNQGVALVRQRMARHWLSLGQMVRLLDIESVSPHGYYIVEREQAPLKPEARYFVDWLLSLDW; this comes from the coding sequence ATGGCATCCGTGTTCAACCGCGTCCCGCCGCTGCACCTGCTGATCGCGTTCGAAGCCGCCGCCCGGCTGGGCAGCTTCGCGCGCGCGGCCGAGGAGCTGTCGGTCACGCCCAGCGCGGTGTCGCACCGCATCAAGAACCTGGAGGAGCTGTGGGGCGAGGACCTGTTCGTGCGCGCCAACGCCGCGCTGCGGCTAACAGCCGCTGGCACGCGCTACCTGCGCAGTGTGCAGGATGCCCTCAAGGCGCTCAACGAACTGGCCCGGCCCGAGTACAACAAGCTGCGCACCCGCCTGCGCGTGGCAATCCCGCCCACCTTCGGCCGCCAGCACCTGGTGCCGCGCCTGCCCGAGTTCACGGCGCTGTACCCGCACATCGACACCGAGCTGCACCTGGCCATCCCCTTCCTGGACGTGAAGGCGGAAGACACCGATGTGGAGATCCGCTACGGCACCGGGCGCTACCCCGACCTGAAAACCACCAAGCTGCTGGTCGAGCCCGTGTTCCCGGCCTGCGGGCGCGAATACTACGAGCGCATCGATGGCCGCGCCATCACCAGGCCCGAGCACCTGCACAACCTGGTGCTGCTGCGCAGCCCGCTGGAACCCTGGAAGCCCTGGTTCGAGACCGCCGGCCTAGACTGGCCCGAGCCCCAGACCGGCCCGCAGTTCAACGACATCGGCCTGATGCTCGAAGCCATCGCCTCCAACCAGGGCGTGGCGCTGGTGCGCCAGCGCATGGCCCGGCACTGGCTGTCGCTGGGCCAGATGGTGCGGCTGCTGGACATCGAATCGGTGTCGCCGCACGGCTACTACATCGTCGAGCGCGAACAGGCACCGCTCAAGCCGGAGGCGCGGTATTTCGTCGACTGGCTGCTCAGCCTGGACTGGTAA
- a CDS encoding FAD-binding oxidoreductase — translation MNQPLPHAALVRQPLPVAVRDALQARFGERFSTSPGVCDHHGRDESPFPPAAPDGVVFAHTTEEVAEVARLCNEHRVPLIAYGAGSSLEGHLLAVAGGISLDLSEMNKVLSVQPEDLNVTVQPGVTRKQLNQEIKDSGLFFPIDPGADASLGGMCATRASGTNAVRYGTMRENVLALTVVTADGRIIKTGTHARKSSAGYDLTRLMIGSEGTLGIITEVTVRLYPQPEAISAAICSFPSMGSAVRATIETIQLGVPVARVEFVDALAIRAINRHDNLSMPEAPHLFFEFHGTEAGVKEQAETVQQIAADNGGQGFEWATRPEDRSRLWNARHTAYFAMLQLKPGCKAVTTDVCVPISRLADCVTETERDLNASSLPCPIVGHVGDGNFHVAILTDPEKPEELAEAETINRRIVERALAMGGTCTGEHGVGLHKMDFLVSEHGEDALDLMRAIKNALDPNHILNPGKIFRPVR, via the coding sequence ATGAACCAACCCCTTCCCCACGCCGCGCTGGTGCGCCAACCGCTGCCCGTCGCCGTGCGCGACGCGTTGCAGGCCCGCTTCGGCGAACGCTTCTCCACCTCCCCCGGTGTCTGCGACCACCACGGCCGCGACGAGTCGCCCTTCCCGCCGGCAGCGCCGGACGGCGTGGTCTTCGCCCACACCACCGAGGAAGTTGCCGAAGTGGCCCGCCTGTGCAACGAGCACCGTGTGCCGCTGATCGCCTACGGCGCCGGCTCCTCGCTCGAAGGCCACCTGCTGGCGGTAGCCGGCGGCATCAGCCTGGACCTGTCAGAGATGAACAAGGTGCTGTCGGTGCAACCCGAAGACCTGAACGTGACGGTGCAGCCGGGCGTGACCCGCAAGCAGCTGAACCAGGAAATCAAGGACTCCGGCCTGTTCTTCCCGATCGACCCGGGCGCCGATGCCTCGCTGGGCGGCATGTGCGCCACGCGCGCCTCCGGGACCAACGCGGTGCGCTACGGCACCATGCGCGAGAACGTGCTGGCGCTGACGGTGGTCACCGCCGACGGCCGCATCATCAAGACCGGTACCCACGCCCGCAAGTCCTCCGCCGGCTACGACCTGACCCGCCTGATGATCGGCAGCGAAGGCACGCTGGGCATCATCACCGAGGTGACGGTGCGGCTGTACCCGCAGCCCGAAGCCATCTCGGCGGCCATCTGCAGCTTCCCCAGCATGGGCAGCGCGGTACGGGCAACCATCGAGACCATCCAGCTGGGCGTGCCCGTTGCGCGCGTGGAGTTCGTCGACGCGCTGGCCATCCGCGCCATCAACCGGCACGACAACCTGTCCATGCCGGAGGCGCCGCACCTGTTCTTCGAATTCCATGGCACCGAGGCCGGCGTCAAGGAGCAGGCCGAGACCGTGCAGCAGATCGCCGCCGACAATGGTGGCCAGGGCTTCGAGTGGGCCACGCGGCCGGAAGACCGCAGCCGCCTGTGGAACGCGCGCCATACCGCTTACTTCGCCATGCTGCAGCTCAAGCCGGGCTGCAAGGCGGTGACCACCGACGTGTGCGTGCCGATCTCCCGCCTGGCCGATTGCGTGACCGAGACCGAGCGCGACCTCAACGCGTCCAGCCTGCCCTGCCCCATCGTGGGCCATGTTGGCGACGGCAACTTCCACGTCGCGATCCTCACCGACCCTGAGAAGCCCGAGGAGCTCGCCGAGGCCGAGACCATCAACCGGCGCATCGTGGAGCGCGCGCTGGCCATGGGCGGCACTTGTACCGGCGAGCACGGCGTGGGCCTGCACAAGATGGATTTCCTGGTCAGCGAGCACGGCGAAGACGCGCTCGACCTGATGCGCGCCATCAAGAACGCGCTTGATCCCAACCACATCCTCAACCCGGGCAAGATCTTCCGCCCGGTACGCTAA
- the dnaJ gene encoding molecular chaperone DnaJ has product MAKRDFYEVLGVGKNAGDDEIKKAYRKLAMKHHPDRNPDSKDSEEKFKEVKEAYEMLSDPEKKAAYDQYGHAGVDPNMAGGFGGGGQAYGGFAEAFGDIFGDIFGQQGGQAGGGRRGGGGPQVYRGADLRYSMEITLEQAAHGHDAQIRVPHWDECEHCHGNGAEPGTNVETCPTCHGAGQVRVSQGFFSMQQTCPKCHGTGKHIPKPCTKCHGQGKLKSQKTLEVKIPAGIDEGMRIRSSGNGEPGINGGPPGDLYVEVHIKQHAVFERDGDDLHCQMPISFATAALGGDLEVPTLGGKASFPVPEGTQPGKTFRLRGKGIKGVRSGYPGDLYVHVNVETPVKLTEAQKDILRQFDRSVHEGGSRHSPQEQSWLDKVKSFFS; this is encoded by the coding sequence ATGGCAAAACGTGACTTTTACGAAGTGCTCGGGGTGGGCAAGAACGCCGGCGACGACGAGATCAAGAAGGCCTATCGCAAGCTGGCGATGAAGCACCACCCGGACCGCAATCCGGACAGCAAGGATTCCGAAGAGAAGTTCAAGGAGGTCAAAGAGGCCTACGAGATGCTTTCGGACCCCGAGAAGAAGGCAGCCTACGACCAGTACGGCCACGCCGGCGTCGACCCCAACATGGCGGGCGGCTTCGGCGGCGGCGGCCAGGCCTACGGCGGATTCGCCGAAGCCTTCGGCGACATCTTCGGCGATATTTTTGGCCAGCAGGGCGGCCAGGCTGGCGGCGGACGCCGTGGCGGCGGCGGCCCGCAGGTGTACCGCGGTGCCGACCTGCGCTACAGCATGGAAATCACGTTGGAGCAGGCCGCCCACGGCCATGACGCGCAGATCCGGGTGCCCCACTGGGACGAGTGCGAGCATTGCCACGGCAATGGCGCCGAGCCCGGCACCAACGTCGAAACCTGCCCGACCTGCCATGGCGCGGGCCAGGTGCGCGTGTCGCAAGGCTTCTTCTCGATGCAGCAGACTTGCCCCAAGTGCCACGGCACCGGCAAGCACATCCCCAAGCCGTGCACCAAGTGCCACGGTCAGGGCAAGCTGAAGTCGCAGAAGACGCTGGAAGTGAAGATTCCCGCCGGCATCGACGAGGGCATGCGCATCCGCTCCTCGGGCAATGGCGAGCCGGGCATCAACGGCGGCCCCCCGGGCGACCTGTATGTGGAAGTTCACATCAAGCAGCACGCGGTGTTCGAGCGCGACGGCGACGACCTGCACTGCCAGATGCCGATTTCCTTCGCCACCGCGGCGCTGGGCGGCGACCTGGAAGTGCCCACGCTGGGCGGCAAGGCCAGCTTCCCGGTGCCGGAAGGCACCCAGCCCGGCAAGACCTTCCGCCTGCGCGGCAAGGGTATCAAGGGTGTGCGCTCGGGCTACCCCGGCGACCTCTATGTGCACGTGAACGTGGAAACGCCGGTCAAGCTGACCGAGGCGCAGAAGGACATCCTGCGCCAGTTCGACCGCTCGGTGCATGAAGGTGGCTCGCGCCACAGCCCGCAGGAGCAATCCTGGCTGGACAAGGTGAAGAGCTTCTTCAGCTGA